One part of the Corynebacterium aurimucosum ATCC 700975 genome encodes these proteins:
- a CDS encoding MaoC/PaaZ C-terminal domain-containing protein: MNVTTLNEIPDLPALYRSLMVGAVPIPGLGAGKRKVDDPQTAYRVAGVRVDTEHLARYCQATGLRLGNELPATYLYALAFPLAIKVMAAQDFPFPAVGVVHLSNRIEQQRPLRVDESCDVTVHAENLRPHRKGLVIDMVTTYSVDGEEIWRQTSVFLGQGTKFTKDTPLQVRTRPEAERFLDFPGDEVGTPTATLRFSAESTRVYAAASGDKNPIHVSTVGAKLFGFPAPIAHGMYTHARMLSVLDGTLPGAVRISADFYKPVILPATTGVFVAPSVATNSEIGARTVTLRKAKDPSSLHVACHVEPLD, from the coding sequence ATGAACGTCACCACACTCAACGAGATTCCAGATCTTCCTGCGCTCTACCGCAGCCTGATGGTAGGCGCGGTGCCTATTCCTGGGCTGGGGGCAGGCAAGCGCAAGGTCGACGACCCACAGACTGCTTACCGGGTCGCGGGAGTGCGCGTAGACACCGAGCACCTCGCACGTTACTGCCAAGCTACGGGCCTGCGTCTGGGCAACGAGCTGCCCGCCACCTACCTGTACGCGCTGGCCTTCCCGCTCGCCATCAAGGTGATGGCCGCTCAGGATTTTCCTTTTCCCGCTGTGGGCGTGGTGCACCTGTCCAACCGCATCGAGCAGCAACGCCCGCTGCGCGTCGACGAGAGCTGCGACGTCACCGTGCATGCGGAAAACTTGCGGCCACACCGCAAAGGATTGGTCATCGATATGGTGACCACCTATAGCGTGGACGGTGAGGAGATCTGGCGCCAGACATCGGTCTTCCTAGGTCAGGGCACGAAATTCACCAAAGACACCCCGCTGCAAGTGAGAACGCGGCCGGAAGCCGAGCGTTTCCTTGACTTCCCCGGCGATGAGGTGGGAACCCCCACGGCAACGCTGCGCTTTAGCGCCGAGAGCACTCGCGTTTATGCGGCGGCATCTGGTGATAAGAACCCCATTCACGTCTCCACCGTGGGCGCCAAGCTCTTCGGCTTCCCGGCGCCCATCGCCCATGGCATGTACACGCACGCCCGTATGCTGTCGGTGCTCGACGGCACCCTTCCGGGTGCTGTTCGCATCAGCGCGGATTTCTACAAGCCAGTCATTCTTCCAGCGACCACGGGCGTGTTTGTGGCTCCGAGCGTCGCCACAAACAGTGAGATCGGAGCGCGCACCGTTACGTTGCGCAAGGCCAAGGACCCAAGCTCCCTCCACGTGGCGTGCCACGTCGAGCCATTGGACTAG
- a CDS encoding FABP family protein, whose product MSEQTNSENQTENTHPENTKIDGNAAVNQAAEAWKDAASRNIPTVDVADNPLPDETANLRQGPSLHDGLLGLLPLVGVWQGEGQAHSTDGEQYAFGQQLIIAHDGENYLTYTSRTWKIDSEGKPVGPDVRESGFWRISLKDEIEMTYTSSNGINEIFYGSLFNERAWQLESASTMVTETGPTNLGPGKRMYGLMPNNNLGWVDERLVDGEMRPFMSAELTRVAG is encoded by the coding sequence ATGAGCGAACAGACTAATAGTGAAAACCAGACAGAAAATACCCACCCGGAGAACACCAAGATCGACGGCAACGCAGCCGTTAACCAAGCTGCTGAAGCGTGGAAGGACGCTGCCTCCCGCAACATTCCTACCGTTGATGTGGCTGATAACCCTCTGCCGGATGAGACGGCGAACCTACGCCAGGGCCCCTCACTGCACGATGGCCTCCTGGGGCTTCTCCCCCTCGTCGGTGTTTGGCAGGGCGAAGGCCAGGCTCACAGCACCGACGGCGAGCAGTACGCCTTTGGACAGCAGCTCATCATCGCCCACGACGGTGAGAACTACCTGACCTACACCTCCCGCACCTGGAAGATCGATTCCGAGGGCAAGCCGGTGGGCCCGGACGTCCGCGAGTCCGGATTCTGGCGCATCTCCCTCAAAGACGAGATTGAGATGACCTACACCTCCTCCAACGGCATCAACGAGATCTTCTACGGCTCGCTGTTCAACGAGCGCGCCTGGCAGCTGGAATCTGCGTCCACCATGGTCACGGAAACTGGGCCTACCAACCTCGGCCCCGGCAAGCGCATGTACGGCCTCATGCCGAACAACAACCTGGGCTGGGTAGATGAGCGGCTTGTCGACGGCGAAATGCGCCCCTTCATGTCCGCCGAGCTCACCCGCGTAGCGGGCTAA
- a CDS encoding YgfZ/GcvT domain-containing protein yields MSYSSPLLSRPGAAEFQGTTLVDASGVPWHYGNPLVEQRAVETGSAIIDRSHRRVIAVSGPDARAFLHNLLSQKLDDVDSGFSAGALDLNIQGHVLHHMDLSFDGETFYLDVPTAQFESLRDFLTAMVFWSQVTVEEADAAVITVLGQPLQKPSAALVERSVQWPGCPRQDFLVPRQQLDAAVAELEKQGGSLAGLMAYTAERVRAREPELAGDLDEKTIAHEVPQWIRRNDDVPAFVHLEKGCYRGQETVARVENLGRSPRLLVMLYLDGSAPERPDSGADITLGGRRVGRLGTVVEDCDYGPIALGLIKRSALNHGDLNIGPVAASVEPDSIPTDEGPKAGRAAVDRLRGK; encoded by the coding sequence GTGAGTTACTCTTCGCCACTTCTTTCCCGGCCCGGAGCCGCTGAGTTCCAGGGCACCACGCTTGTCGATGCCTCCGGGGTCCCCTGGCACTATGGAAACCCCCTCGTGGAGCAGCGCGCGGTAGAGACAGGCTCCGCCATCATCGACCGCTCCCATCGCCGCGTCATCGCGGTATCTGGCCCCGATGCCCGCGCCTTCCTGCATAACCTCCTGAGTCAGAAGCTCGACGACGTGGACAGCGGCTTTTCCGCAGGCGCCCTTGACCTCAACATTCAGGGCCACGTCCTGCACCACATGGATCTGTCCTTCGACGGGGAAACCTTCTACCTCGACGTGCCCACAGCACAGTTCGAATCTTTGCGGGATTTCCTAACCGCTATGGTGTTCTGGTCCCAGGTCACCGTGGAGGAAGCAGACGCAGCGGTCATCACGGTTCTGGGACAGCCACTGCAGAAACCTTCTGCGGCCTTGGTCGAGCGTTCCGTGCAGTGGCCAGGCTGCCCACGCCAGGATTTCCTCGTGCCGCGCCAGCAGCTGGATGCTGCCGTAGCAGAGCTAGAGAAGCAGGGCGGAAGCCTAGCGGGTCTCATGGCTTATACCGCGGAGCGGGTTCGCGCACGTGAGCCCGAACTAGCCGGTGACCTTGATGAGAAAACCATCGCCCATGAGGTCCCACAATGGATCCGGCGCAACGACGATGTCCCCGCATTCGTTCACCTAGAAAAAGGTTGCTACCGCGGACAGGAGACAGTAGCGCGCGTAGAAAACCTCGGCCGGTCTCCCCGTTTGCTGGTGATGCTTTACCTCGACGGGTCTGCTCCAGAGCGTCCCGATAGCGGCGCCGACATCACGCTCGGGGGCCGGCGCGTCGGCAGGCTCGGCACCGTGGTGGAGGATTGCGATTATGGCCCCATCGCCCTTGGTCTGATTAAGCGCAGCGCTCTCAACCACGGGGATCTGAACATTGGCCCTGTGGCGGCGTCGGTTGAACCAGATTCCATCCCCACTGATGAGGGCCCCAAGGCCGGGCGCGCCGCTGTAGACCGCCTGCGCGGGAAATAG
- the purF gene encoding amidophosphoribosyltransferase encodes MTKPLSTDPSLDPEPREECGVFGVWAPGEEVSKLTYFGLFALQHRGQEAAGIAVGDDDRIVVFKDMGLVSNVFDESILTSLHGNVAVGHTRYSTAGGKEWSNVQPMFGTSPSGVDIALGHNGNLVNYQELRAEAVERGLIKPQEESVSDSMCLSILLADGVSEDRSVFDSALQLLPTVQGAYCLTFTDGHTLYAARDPHGVRPLALGRLNTGWVVASETCALDIVGAQFIREIEPGELVAIDETGIRSERFAETKRHGCVFEYVYLARPDTNIKGRSVNATRVEIGRRLARQYPAPDADMVIPVPESGNPAAVGYARESGLTFAHGLVKNSYVGRTFIQPTQSQRQMGIRLKLNPLREVIEGKSIVVVDDSIVRGNTQRALIRMLREAGAAEVHVRIASPPVKWPCFYGIDFASPGELIANANPSDDPEEVAQTICTAIGADSLGFVSTDEMVAATQQPRNELCCACFDGEYPLGLPAGNPNAEAVRTLQGSTTN; translated from the coding sequence ATGACTAAGCCCCTGTCTACGGATCCCAGCTTGGATCCGGAGCCCCGCGAAGAATGCGGAGTCTTCGGTGTTTGGGCACCTGGAGAAGAGGTTTCCAAGTTAACCTACTTCGGACTTTTCGCCCTCCAGCACCGCGGCCAAGAGGCCGCCGGCATCGCAGTCGGGGATGATGACCGCATTGTTGTCTTCAAAGACATGGGCCTAGTCTCCAATGTCTTCGATGAATCCATCCTCACCTCATTACACGGAAACGTGGCCGTCGGTCACACGCGTTATTCCACTGCGGGCGGCAAGGAATGGTCGAATGTGCAGCCGATGTTTGGGACGTCGCCCAGCGGCGTCGATATCGCGCTTGGTCACAACGGCAACCTGGTGAACTACCAAGAGCTGCGCGCCGAGGCCGTGGAACGCGGTCTCATCAAACCGCAGGAAGAGTCCGTCTCGGACTCCATGTGTCTGTCCATCTTGCTGGCTGATGGCGTGAGCGAAGACAGAAGCGTGTTCGATTCCGCTCTGCAGCTCTTGCCCACCGTGCAAGGTGCGTACTGCCTGACCTTTACGGACGGGCACACTCTCTACGCCGCCCGCGACCCGCATGGCGTGCGCCCGCTTGCCCTCGGACGGCTCAACACGGGTTGGGTGGTCGCTAGTGAAACGTGTGCGCTCGACATCGTGGGCGCGCAATTTATTCGGGAGATCGAACCGGGCGAGCTCGTTGCTATCGATGAGACGGGCATTCGCTCCGAGCGCTTTGCAGAAACTAAGCGTCACGGCTGTGTCTTCGAATATGTCTACCTGGCGCGGCCGGATACCAATATCAAGGGCCGTTCGGTTAACGCCACGCGCGTGGAAATTGGGCGTCGCCTAGCGCGCCAGTACCCGGCACCCGATGCGGACATGGTGATCCCCGTTCCTGAGTCCGGCAATCCGGCTGCCGTGGGATATGCCCGCGAATCCGGGCTGACCTTTGCGCATGGCTTGGTGAAGAACTCCTATGTGGGGCGCACCTTCATCCAGCCCACACAGTCCCAGCGTCAGATGGGCATTCGCCTCAAGCTCAATCCGCTGCGGGAAGTCATCGAAGGCAAGTCCATCGTGGTGGTGGATGATTCGATCGTGCGTGGTAACACGCAGCGCGCACTGATTCGGATGCTGCGGGAAGCCGGCGCTGCCGAAGTTCACGTGCGCATTGCCTCCCCGCCGGTGAAGTGGCCATGCTTCTACGGCATTGACTTTGCCTCCCCAGGCGAGCTCATTGCCAACGCCAACCCCTCCGATGATCCGGAAGAGGTAGCACAGACCATCTGCACCGCGATTGGAGCGGATTCGCTGGGATTTGTCTCCACCGATGAGATGGTGGCGGCGACCCAACAGCCGCGCAACGAACTGTGCTGCGCATGCTTCGATGGTGAGTACCCACTCGGACTGCCCGCCGGAAACCCCAATGCTGAGGCCGTGCGCACCCTGCAGGGCTCGACGACAAACTAA
- a CDS encoding aminodeoxychorismate lyase, with protein MSLQRRKEPVIYVVEPFGGSVRRHMPNLPLVYWDDAAVTRGDGIFESLLVRNGKAANFHRHAERFRHSARALDLPEPPMHKWQEATELAIADFYGPDGAEGEKGSSREAKCTWTYTRGRASTGVPTAWVVVQEVPDAVVAQRETGVKVMSTPRLWQVAEELPAKTLNYAATMATLRLARERGFDDVIFTDPDTGLVLEGATSTVVAVKGSKLRTPAGKGILPGTTQAALFEYASEQGYRCKAKELDLRYLEEADSVWLVSSVRTAVRVTRLDGKKLKAPANAEEIRALIDAALAR; from the coding sequence ATGAGCCTTCAGCGCAGGAAAGAGCCGGTTATCTACGTTGTGGAACCGTTTGGAGGGTCGGTGCGGCGCCATATGCCGAACCTTCCGTTGGTCTATTGGGATGATGCCGCGGTGACGCGCGGCGATGGGATCTTCGAATCCCTCCTTGTTCGCAATGGCAAGGCCGCTAACTTTCACCGCCACGCGGAGCGCTTCCGGCATTCCGCCCGCGCGCTCGATCTGCCGGAGCCGCCGATGCACAAGTGGCAAGAAGCCACTGAGTTGGCCATCGCGGACTTCTATGGCCCCGACGGCGCGGAGGGAGAGAAAGGCTCGTCGCGAGAAGCCAAGTGCACGTGGACCTATACCCGCGGCCGCGCTTCTACCGGGGTGCCCACGGCCTGGGTAGTGGTTCAGGAGGTTCCGGACGCGGTTGTGGCGCAGCGCGAAACCGGCGTCAAGGTGATGAGCACCCCGCGTCTGTGGCAAGTAGCGGAGGAGCTACCGGCGAAAACGCTGAATTATGCGGCCACTATGGCCACGCTGCGCCTGGCGCGCGAGCGCGGGTTTGATGATGTGATCTTTACTGATCCCGATACGGGACTGGTGCTGGAAGGTGCCACCTCTACCGTGGTGGCAGTCAAGGGGTCGAAGCTGCGCACGCCCGCGGGTAAGGGCATTTTGCCCGGCACGACGCAAGCGGCGCTCTTCGAATACGCCTCCGAGCAGGGCTATCGCTGCAAGGCGAAGGAGCTTGACCTGCGCTACCTCGAGGAAGCTGACTCGGTATGGCTAGTATCCTCAGTGCGCACGGCGGTACGTGTGACGCGCCTGGATGGCAAGAAGCTCAAGGCGCCGGCGAACGCGGAAGAAATACGCGCGCTGATCGACGCCGCCCTGGCCCGCTAG
- a CDS encoding sterol carrier family protein, with protein MKKAVDVATTRAAVEAVEEWIRDPEGVEKPGRPALAKATRTTARLLEADAPGHSVELRVPPFVAVQCIAGPRHTRGTPPNVVETDPQTWLQLATGVLDWEQALHDGRVDASGSRSHEIAGCLPVIPLVFTGRNS; from the coding sequence ATGAAGAAGGCTGTTGATGTCGCAACCACTCGCGCCGCCGTCGAAGCGGTTGAGGAGTGGATTCGTGACCCTGAAGGGGTGGAAAAACCAGGTCGTCCGGCCCTTGCGAAAGCCACTCGGACCACAGCCCGCCTGTTAGAGGCGGACGCGCCGGGCCACTCCGTGGAACTGCGGGTCCCCCCATTCGTGGCAGTGCAGTGTATTGCCGGGCCCCGGCACACCCGGGGTACCCCTCCGAATGTGGTGGAGACGGATCCTCAGACATGGTTGCAGCTGGCCACGGGCGTCTTGGACTGGGAGCAGGCGCTTCACGACGGTCGCGTGGACGCCTCTGGCTCCCGTTCTCATGAGATCGCTGGCTGCCTGCCCGTGATTCCGTTAGTTTTCACTGGCCGGAACAGCTAG
- a CDS encoding acyl-CoA thioesterase: protein MSPTMPPSSSEEKKPVPTGKSPSLTLRFMAAPTDLTIAGAQGIGGGRVLEWIDKAAYACAVQWSGTYCVTAYVGHIHFTRPIPSGHLVEVRSRIAMTGRSSMHIVNEVLSADPRDGIFTRACDCLVIFVAKDTETGKSVAVPPLIPDTTEHQRVWEAAESRIELRQAIEAEMEKQTYDGPSDAPRMVNRFLAKPTDVNWGGNVHGGTAMEWIDEAGAACTMEWSGEHTVAVYAGGIRFYRPIHIGDLIEVDARMMRTDTRSMQMSIHVRSGNPRGGREKLETAIHATVAYMGMDADWQPLAARQFTPRTEEDKRLWEHAGILRELRGKYSPKPLVVAPQHQHID, encoded by the coding sequence ATGTCACCAACCATGCCACCAAGCTCTTCGGAAGAAAAGAAGCCGGTTCCCACCGGGAAGTCCCCCTCCCTCACGTTGCGGTTTATGGCCGCCCCAACAGATCTCACCATCGCCGGCGCCCAAGGCATCGGCGGCGGCCGCGTTCTGGAGTGGATCGATAAGGCTGCCTATGCATGTGCGGTCCAGTGGTCGGGCACCTACTGCGTGACAGCCTACGTGGGCCATATTCACTTCACTCGCCCAATCCCTTCGGGCCACTTGGTGGAGGTGCGCTCACGAATCGCGATGACGGGTCGCTCCTCCATGCACATCGTCAACGAGGTGCTCTCCGCCGACCCTCGCGATGGCATCTTTACCCGCGCTTGCGACTGCCTCGTCATCTTCGTCGCCAAAGATACCGAGACCGGAAAGTCGGTGGCTGTTCCCCCGCTGATTCCGGACACCACTGAGCACCAACGTGTGTGGGAGGCCGCGGAATCCCGCATCGAGCTGCGCCAGGCCATCGAAGCGGAAATGGAAAAGCAGACTTATGATGGCCCGTCCGATGCACCCCGCATGGTGAACCGCTTCTTGGCTAAGCCCACCGATGTCAATTGGGGCGGCAACGTCCACGGCGGAACGGCGATGGAATGGATCGATGAGGCGGGCGCTGCCTGCACTATGGAATGGTCGGGAGAGCACACCGTTGCGGTCTATGCCGGTGGTATTCGCTTCTACCGGCCCATTCACATTGGAGACCTCATCGAGGTGGATGCCCGTATGATGCGCACGGATACCCGCTCCATGCAGATGTCGATCCACGTGCGCTCGGGCAACCCGCGCGGTGGCCGCGAGAAACTGGAAACCGCGATCCATGCCACCGTGGCCTATATGGGCATGGACGCCGACTGGCAGCCGCTGGCTGCCCGCCAATTCACTCCCCGTACCGAGGAGGACAAGCGCCTCTGGGAGCACGCAGGCATCCTTCGCGAGCTGCGCGGCAAGTACTCCCCGAAGCCGCTGGTGGTAGCACCACAGCACCAGCACATAGATTAG
- a CDS encoding 3-oxoacyl-ACP reductase, with protein sequence MPHVTFAEKLINSPLAAKAGVPQGHPLRRHKAGEPALDGPIVIGGQGRIAEFLRSQLAVDYQVINSSAEAKRAALVFDATGLDTPEQLRELYDFFNPQMRNLLPCARLVVVGTTPEAADTIDARISARALEGFTRSLAKEMRKGGTVNLVWVDPAATAEVESTVRFFLSGKSAFVDGQVVRVSAQGQVPSVHSGGAQNWEQPLDGRLAVVTGAARGIGATIAEVLARDGASVICIDVPQASEHLAKTANKVKGTALPLDVTDLQAADKIAQHAQERHGRAIDVIVHNAGITRDKLLANMNEGQWDAVLAVNLLAPVRITENLLESGSLAPGASVVGVSSMAGISGNRGQTNYATTKAGIIGLVDALRPVLAENGSTINAVAPGFIETAMTAAMPTGPREIGRRLNSLQQGGLPVDVAETVAFFASPASAAVSGNTVRVCGQNLMGA encoded by the coding sequence ATGCCGCACGTCACATTTGCTGAGAAGCTCATCAACTCACCGCTCGCCGCCAAAGCAGGAGTACCCCAAGGTCACCCCCTGCGCCGCCACAAGGCAGGGGAACCAGCACTCGATGGTCCCATCGTCATTGGCGGCCAGGGGCGCATCGCTGAGTTTCTGCGCTCCCAGCTAGCCGTGGACTATCAGGTCATCAACTCTTCGGCAGAGGCCAAGCGCGCTGCCCTCGTCTTTGACGCCACCGGTCTAGACACCCCTGAGCAGCTGCGTGAGCTTTATGACTTCTTCAACCCGCAGATGCGCAACCTCCTGCCGTGCGCGCGCTTGGTAGTGGTTGGCACCACCCCGGAAGCGGCAGATACCATCGACGCTCGCATTAGCGCACGCGCCCTCGAAGGCTTTACCCGTTCTTTGGCCAAGGAGATGCGCAAGGGCGGCACCGTGAACCTGGTGTGGGTAGACCCCGCGGCCACCGCAGAGGTGGAGTCCACGGTCCGCTTCTTCCTTTCCGGAAAGTCGGCTTTCGTGGATGGGCAGGTAGTGCGCGTCAGCGCCCAGGGACAGGTTCCTTCCGTACATAGCGGTGGGGCGCAGAACTGGGAGCAGCCACTCGATGGGCGGCTTGCGGTGGTGACCGGTGCCGCCCGCGGTATCGGCGCCACCATTGCTGAGGTGCTGGCGCGCGATGGTGCGAGCGTTATCTGTATCGACGTCCCACAGGCCAGCGAGCATCTGGCAAAGACCGCGAATAAGGTCAAAGGCACCGCGCTGCCTCTCGACGTCACTGACCTTCAGGCCGCGGACAAGATTGCCCAGCACGCCCAGGAGCGCCATGGCCGAGCTATTGACGTCATCGTTCACAACGCCGGCATTACCCGTGACAAGTTGTTGGCCAATATGAATGAAGGCCAGTGGGATGCTGTCCTGGCCGTTAACCTTCTGGCGCCGGTGCGCATCACCGAAAACCTTCTGGAGTCTGGTTCCCTCGCGCCGGGTGCATCCGTGGTCGGTGTGTCCTCCATGGCTGGCATCTCCGGTAACCGCGGCCAGACGAACTACGCCACCACCAAGGCCGGCATCATCGGGTTGGTTGACGCCCTGCGTCCCGTCCTCGCCGAGAACGGCTCCACCATCAATGCTGTGGCACCGGGATTCATTGAGACCGCCATGACCGCCGCGATGCCGACCGGCCCGCGCGAGATCGGCCGCCGCCTGAACTCATTGCAGCAAGGCGGCTTGCCTGTCGACGTCGCCGAGACCGTCGCCTTCTTTGCCTCACCGGCCTCCGCGGCAGTAAGCGGCAACACCGTCCGCGTCTGCGGCCAGAACCTCATGGGAGCCTAA
- the purM gene encoding phosphoribosylformylglycinamidine cyclo-ligase, giving the protein MSENTYAAAGVNIEEGDRAVELITPHAKRATRPEVMGGLGGFAGLFKLGDYKEPVLAAGSDGVGTKLAVAQAMDKHDTIGIDLVAMCVDDLVVCGAEPLFLQDYIAVGEVVPEKVAEIVKGIAEGCVQAGAALLGGETAEHPGVMGKDEYDVSATAVGVVEADELLGPDKVRDGDVLIAMKSSGLHSNGYSLARYVLLEQAGLPLDGYMEDLGRTLGEELLEPTRIYAKDCLALVSECAVSTFCHVTGGGLAGNLERVIPEGLTAEVSRSTWTPGQIFKTISSVGKVALEEMEKTFNMGVGMIAVVAPEDRERALAMMTARHVEAWELGTVRVAEEGEPRVLMTGEHPGF; this is encoded by the coding sequence ATGAGCGAGAACACGTATGCTGCCGCCGGCGTCAACATTGAGGAAGGCGACCGCGCAGTAGAGCTAATTACCCCCCACGCTAAGCGCGCCACCCGTCCCGAGGTGATGGGTGGGCTCGGCGGCTTCGCCGGCCTGTTCAAGCTGGGGGACTACAAGGAACCGGTCCTCGCAGCTGGCTCTGATGGCGTGGGTACCAAGCTGGCTGTGGCCCAGGCCATGGACAAGCACGACACCATCGGCATCGACCTCGTCGCCATGTGCGTGGATGACCTCGTCGTGTGCGGCGCCGAGCCGCTTTTCCTGCAGGACTACATCGCGGTGGGCGAGGTTGTGCCGGAAAAAGTAGCGGAGATTGTGAAGGGCATTGCTGAGGGCTGTGTCCAGGCTGGTGCTGCCCTCCTGGGCGGCGAGACCGCGGAGCACCCAGGCGTCATGGGCAAGGATGAATACGACGTCTCCGCCACCGCCGTTGGCGTGGTGGAGGCCGATGAGCTCCTCGGCCCAGACAAGGTACGTGACGGCGACGTCCTTATCGCTATGAAGTCCTCTGGTCTGCACTCCAACGGCTACTCCCTGGCGCGCTACGTCCTCTTGGAGCAGGCCGGTCTGCCGCTTGACGGCTACATGGAAGACCTGGGCCGCACTCTCGGTGAGGAACTGCTGGAGCCTACCCGCATCTACGCCAAGGACTGCCTGGCCCTGGTATCTGAGTGCGCGGTGTCTACCTTCTGCCACGTCACTGGCGGCGGCCTCGCCGGTAACCTGGAGCGCGTCATCCCGGAGGGCCTGACCGCTGAGGTGAGCCGCTCGACGTGGACTCCGGGCCAGATCTTCAAGACCATTTCCTCGGTGGGCAAGGTTGCGCTCGAAGAGATGGAGAAGACCTTCAACATGGGCGTCGGCATGATCGCCGTCGTTGCGCCGGAGGATCGCGAGCGCGCACTGGCCATGATGACTGCCCGCCACGTTGAAGCATGGGAGCTGGGTACCGTCCGCGTTGCCGAAGAGGGCGAGCCGCGCGTTCTAATGACCGGCGAGCACCCAGGTTTCTAA
- a CDS encoding DUF3073 domain-containing protein: protein MGRGRAKAKQTKVARQLKYNSPEMDLDSLQRELASQNSKRSRDEDEDPYSEYADYEDYADRWDSNEWDEDDSDAR from the coding sequence ATGGGACGCGGACGCGCAAAGGCAAAGCAGACCAAAGTTGCACGCCAGCTGAAGTACAATTCGCCCGAGATGGATCTGGATTCGCTCCAGCGTGAACTCGCCTCACAAAACTCCAAGCGCTCCCGCGATGAGGACGAGGACCCGTACTCGGAGTACGCGGACTACGAAGACTATGCGGATCGCTGGGACTCGAACGAGTGGGATGAGGATGATTCCGACGCACGCTAA
- a CDS encoding diacylglycerol/lipid kinase family protein — MRVLLISNPNSTSQNSALFREVLPVIRDVEGLQLLARFTHYPGHAQDMVRGMTREDFDVILVFGGDGTVNEVVNGLLGPADSANRPSPQEIPVLAVIPTGSANVFVRALGFPNTPVEAAHVLARMLERNTRRTVSLGVWNDRWFAVNAGFGLDADVLARVDRAREMGFSATPLRYLAVAFQAYQRARIRPPRISVRARSSAGETFAADDVPVMFTSNTNPWTFLGPLPVVTNPRNSFDQGLGLFGVSDLGGIDGLVGVLHLFGVDHRHWLNKVTDARTLHFEDAVAVDLVCPKPHRFQADGESEGTFTEVHLESEADALEVFAPVDPAPPMHRNIRRILRDLVRIN; from the coding sequence ATGCGCGTTTTGCTGATCTCAAACCCGAACTCCACGAGCCAGAATTCGGCCCTTTTTCGCGAGGTTCTGCCCGTTATTCGGGACGTGGAGGGGCTGCAGCTGCTGGCTCGCTTCACGCATTACCCGGGGCATGCCCAGGATATGGTGCGTGGCATGACGCGGGAAGACTTCGATGTCATCTTGGTCTTCGGTGGCGATGGCACGGTGAATGAGGTTGTCAACGGGCTGCTGGGTCCTGCAGATTCCGCAAATCGTCCCAGCCCCCAGGAGATTCCAGTGCTCGCAGTGATCCCCACTGGTTCCGCCAATGTCTTCGTTCGCGCCCTTGGTTTCCCCAATACCCCAGTCGAGGCAGCGCACGTGTTGGCTCGGATGCTGGAGCGCAATACGCGCCGCACCGTCTCCTTAGGCGTGTGGAATGACAGATGGTTCGCGGTCAATGCTGGTTTCGGGCTGGATGCTGACGTGCTGGCTCGCGTGGACCGTGCTCGGGAGATGGGCTTTTCGGCCACCCCGCTGCGCTACCTGGCGGTGGCCTTTCAGGCATATCAGCGCGCCCGCATCCGCCCACCGCGCATTAGCGTTCGTGCGCGCTCGAGTGCAGGAGAAACCTTCGCGGCTGATGACGTACCCGTCATGTTCACCTCCAACACCAACCCGTGGACTTTCCTCGGCCCACTGCCCGTGGTGACTAATCCGCGCAACTCCTTCGACCAAGGGCTTGGCCTCTTCGGGGTGTCAGACCTCGGCGGCATTGATGGTCTCGTCGGCGTGCTCCACCTCTTCGGCGTGGATCACCGCCACTGGCTGAATAAAGTCACGGATGCCCGCACGCTGCACTTCGAGGATGCTGTCGCGGTGGATCTGGTGTGCCCGAAGCCGCACCGTTTCCAGGCAGACGGGGAGTCGGAGGGCACTTTCACGGAGGTCCACTTGGAATCGGAAGCGGACGCGCTGGAAGTCTTCGCCCCCGTCGATCCGGCCCCGCCTATGCACCGCAACATCCGCAGGATCCTGCGGGACCTCGTTCGAATCAACTAG